Genomic DNA from Pelorhabdus rhamnosifermentans:
TATTATTTTCGCAAGTGGAGTAATATCATTATCATTTATTTTTTAGCAGAAAAAATAAGCTTTTTTAACTTTTCTGCGCGTGAAAGCAGTTTTAGAAAAATATATTTTTATGGACGAATGAGTAGGGATTTATGCGAGATTGGCAAGGAAAAGCGCCTGAAAAGAATATAGTCTTCTCAAGTGCACCATCAAACTAAACTATTCACCAATGTCGCATAAATTCTTTTGTACTAAACTGCGGTCATTTGAGTTCGCCTATGGGTATTAAATTTTTTCAAACGCTCATTTAAAATTAGATACTGCCGATAAAACCCGAGCAAACGCCTTACCAACATATACAAAACTGCCTAATTGTGATATAAATAGGCATAGATTCCCCCCTCCCCAATAAAGGGGCAAGTGGAAAAATCTATATACTTAGGGATCTAGCTGGCGGTGCATTGCTATACATTTGGTTATAACGGCTTTGCTGTTTACTACAGCCACAGCAGGAACATTTCGTAATATCTTGCCGGATATCTTAAAAATAATTTCTGCTGTCGAAAGCCTTTTCTTATCCAGGGGTTTCAGCCTGCCGCCGGTTAGCTTCTGACAGAGACGCAATTTTGTATTTTTGTTGCGATTTCCTAAAAAGTCGTAATACTGCCTTCGCACATTCTGCCGGCGTACTCCTTTCCCGCTGCAAACCATGGCTGCTGCACTAAAGCCATACCTAACATCCTCCTATACACATGTAAAAGGAAATGGCGGTGTCAAAGGCACCGCCCGCTGGCTAATAAGTCAGTTTGGGCATTTTCAATTTGTTGCCCGTTTTGATATTGCATCTTATTACCAATCCATACGTCATGAAACTCTGTTAAAGCAGCTAAATCAATTACTAGTGAATAAACCCATTCAATCAATGGTCAAAGACTATTTAAGCATTCCCGACACAATAAACACCGGAGTCGAAATGGTTGCCAGAGGTTCTTTATCTTCTTTGCTGGGCGCTCTCTATTTATTACCCCTAGACTATGCCATGTGTGAACACCAACAGGTATTTTATGTGAGATACATGGATGACATTTTAATTTTAGCGAAGAAGAGATGGCAACTTCATTCTGCGATTAAGACTGTTTACGCTGTAACAAAATCGCTAGGTCTTGGCCCGCATCAAAAAGAGAAGCGATTTATTGGAAAAATCAGCAACGGTTTTGATTTTCTCGGCTATCAGTTTCAACCCGGACAAAAACTCCGTCCATCCACTGAAAGTCTGCGCCGCCTGGTGGAACGTGCTCGTCGGCTTTATGAGCAAGGAAACGATATCAATTGTCTCCGGCAGTACGTTACGCGCTGGGTGAGCTGGATTCGAGGCAGACTGTCAGATGTAGTATCGCTGGCTGGCGGCATTCGTAAATACTGGATCTATGTATTACAAGCACTTAAAATTGAACAAAATAGCCAATACATTCTTGCCAGTAAAGAAGCTCTTTAATACTTATTTACACAAAATTTTCTGTTCCCCCCGCTGACCTAAATATCTCGCCCTACTACTTTTGAGACTTTCTTGTCTCCGCAAAATTAGCAGAAATCGAGTACTTCAGACTATTCCAGCATCTTGTCTATTTTATAACTCATAACAACTTATATGCTTTATTTAAAACCTCAATCATATGTTTAGACGAGATCTTCTAATTCGTAATCGCCTTTTTGGTATTTTTCAGTATTTATTGTAGATTAAATTTTAGGACAGCTCTTGTATTTTTTTAACGTAGCCAAGGCTGTATCTAGTCTACTAAATAGATATCAATAAACACCATATTGTATTTATCATCATAGTGGTTGGACCAGCCCATGTTGTTGAGCGCATCGATAGAAACTTTGGTACCCTTATCGGTTAACATATCGTCGGTAAGCTGGAATGTTTTCTGTAAAGACAGCGGCACAGTAAGAACTTTGCTGTCTGCATCATAGCTCCCACCAGCGTAAGAGGCTACGGTCTGAATATCAGCATAGGCTTTGCCGTCGACAAGGGTGGCCTTGCTCGTCCTGCCATTAGACATGTTGCCGAAGAGAATTAATTTTACGCTATCACCGATGGCTGGGATTTCTTGTTTAGTATTATATCTTGCCGGGAGGTTTTCGCTATTGCTAGTATCGTTTTCCGGATGCTCTTTATCGATAACGTAAGTATCAACTAAAGTACCATCCTGTTTAAAGGCTTTTACCGTAAACTTTTGGCCGTTCAGTTCCACCGTTTGGTAATCAGGCATATCCTGGGGATCAAAGAACTTGGCATCCCAGACTTTCTGGGTTAAATCCGCGTAATATTTGGCACCGCTACGTCCGGTAACATAATATACCGTACCTTGGGTCGGACTTTGGACAAAAGTATCATGATAAATGGGGAAAGTTCTGGAAGTGGCATGATCATGGCCGTTAAACACCATATCAACATGATACTCATCAAAAACCGGGGTAAAGGCTTCTTTCAACAATACATTAGAACGGATGCCTTTATTATAGTATGGAGTTTTGTGGAAAAAGGCCAGCGTAAAGACGGCGTCTCTGTTGGCGTCTAAATCAGCTTTAAGCCATTGCGCCTGCATTTTCAGCATGTCTCTTTCCTTGTTTTGGTCTATATGCCCCTCAGCATCTTCACTTTCTTCTTCATATTGGCTGTCTAGCACCACAAAGTGTACTTTGCCGTAATTATAAGAATAGGTTTGTCCTTTTAAGCCTTCCGGGCCATTTTGAAACACATTAAATTGCTGCACAAAATATTCTGGTTTGGTGCTATTCCAGTCTTCAGCATTATAGGTTTCATGATTTCCTTGTACGACCATATCGGGAATTTTATCAATTACTCCTTTGGTTGCACTGAACCAGTTATTCCAGTGCTGGTAATCCTGCCCCTTTTCCACCAAGTCACCCATATTGATAAAAAAGCTGGCGTCAGGATTAGCCTGGAAGGCATTGGTAAGGGTTAAATGAAAGGGCGTATAATTAGGTACTTCGGCATTGCCGCTTTGGCTGTCGCCAAACACAATAAATTTAAACTTGTTATTTTTTAATGTCTCTGAAGACTCTGTTGTAAAAGAGGAATAATCTGTCCATTGGTTATTATCGTTGCGGATGCGGTATAAATATTTGGTTCCCGGCTTAAGGTCATGTAAGGTAACGCTGTATAAATTAGCTTCACCTTGGATTTTATCAGTAGCGGCACTCTTTAACGCCCGCGGCTCTACTATGACCGTACTGGTTTTACCGTGTACCTCTTGGTACTCAATTGCACAATTTTTTACTTCCTTATTGGTGCGCCAAGTTACAGTCATGGTATTGGCAGGGTTTGCTGACCAAGTCAATGATATATGATCTGGCAGCGAAAGGGCATTCAAATCACCATTAATCGCGGTTTGATCATATTCATTGGCAAAAGCAAAATTAAGCGGTGTTACGCTAATATTAACGGCAAGGGTGATGCCGATAAGTAATGGTAAATATTTTTTCTTCATGGTTACCTCCTTGTACGACCATTATTGTTTGATTAAAGCAGGGAAAGTATAAGATGGTTGCATTCCGTAACCAGTAAGATTAACTTGATATTTCCCGTTTCCTGTTTGATGTACCTCAACAACCGAGTATTGATTATGGATGACCGGATCGCTGCCATAACCATCATTTGCTGCCAAATTGACGTAATGAATGCCATTCAACTCCTCGAAACTGCCATGATGATAATGTCCTTGAAGTACGGCTACCACCTGCTGAGAGTCTTCTAAAATGGCGCGGACTTCAGCGGCGTCTGAAACAGCATGGGGCGGCTCGACATTGGCGGGGGGAATCTCCAATAATTGATGGACAAAAATAATCGTCGGCGCATTATTGGCTGCTAAATCAGATTTTAACCAAGCTAATTGTTGTTTAGGGATGAAAGTATCTTTCCAGCTGAAACTAGTATTTACGCCTAATGGGGTACCATCAGCCTTGTAGGCGGCATCAAGTACGACAAAATGCATTTTGCCGGAGTTGAAGGAATAGTAATAAACTCCTTCTTTCGCAGGAATACCGGTGTTAACTACTTTGGAGGCAAATTCCTCCTTGGTGCAAAATTCCATCTCGTGGTTGCCCATAACGTGGTAGCGGTTGCCGTTAAATTGTGAAAAAGCGGCTTCAACTTCTGTGGTGTATTTTAAACAAGCATCTTTCATCTCCGCTGGGCTGCCGCTGCCATCGGCCGGTTGATCGTTAAAGTCTCCGTTTGCAATAATAAATGGCATGTTCATGCTGTTCATTTGTTTTATAAAAACGTCGACTTTACCAAGCGCCGCATTATAGTACTCGCAGGCGTAACCGTTTATATCATCAGCTTTAATAGCATGATGGATGTCGGTAATTATTCCAAATTTGCCAACCAGGTTTTCTTGAGATGGTGCGGCAGCAGCCATTGCCGAATTACATGATATTAACCCTGTCAACGATCCGCTTACTGCTGTTACAAGCCCAGTTACAGCAGCCTTCTTGATAAAACCTCTTCGGCTAAGT
This window encodes:
- a CDS encoding reverse transcriptase domain-containing protein: MAAALKPYLTSSYTHVKGNGGVKGTARWLISQFGHFQFVARFDIASYYQSIRHETLLKQLNQLLVNKPIQSMVKDYLSIPDTINTGVEMVARGSLSSLLGALYLLPLDYAMCEHQQVFYVRYMDDILILAKKRWQLHSAIKTVYAVTKSLGLGPHQKEKRFIGKISNGFDFLGYQFQPGQKLRPSTESLRRLVERARRLYEQGNDINCLRQYVTRWVSWIRGRLSDVVSLAGGIRKYWIYVLQALKIEQNSQYILASKEAL
- a CDS encoding purple acid phosphatase family protein, translating into MKKKYLPLLIGITLAVNISVTPLNFAFANEYDQTAINGDLNALSLPDHISLTWSANPANTMTVTWRTNKEVKNCAIEYQEVHGKTSTVIVEPRALKSAATDKIQGEANLYSVTLHDLKPGTKYLYRIRNDNNQWTDYSSFTTESSETLKNNKFKFIVFGDSQSGNAEVPNYTPFHLTLTNAFQANPDASFFINMGDLVEKGQDYQHWNNWFSATKGVIDKIPDMVVQGNHETYNAEDWNSTKPEYFVQQFNVFQNGPEGLKGQTYSYNYGKVHFVVLDSQYEEESEDAEGHIDQNKERDMLKMQAQWLKADLDANRDAVFTLAFFHKTPYYNKGIRSNVLLKEAFTPVFDEYHVDMVFNGHDHATSRTFPIYHDTFVQSPTQGTVYYVTGRSGAKYYADLTQKVWDAKFFDPQDMPDYQTVELNGQKFTVKAFKQDGTLVDTYVIDKEHPENDTSNSENLPARYNTKQEIPAIGDSVKLILFGNMSNGRTSKATLVDGKAYADIQTVASYAGGSYDADSKVLTVPLSLQKTFQLTDDMLTDKGTKVSIDALNNMGWSNHYDDKYNMVFIDIYLVD
- a CDS encoding metallophosphoesterase, whose product is MKQLVLSRRGFIKKAAVTGLVTAVSGSLTGLISCNSAMAAAAPSQENLVGKFGIITDIHHAIKADDINGYACEYYNAALGKVDVFIKQMNSMNMPFIIANGDFNDQPADGSGSPAEMKDACLKYTTEVEAAFSQFNGNRYHVMGNHEMEFCTKEEFASKVVNTGIPAKEGVYYYSFNSGKMHFVVLDAAYKADGTPLGVNTSFSWKDTFIPKQQLAWLKSDLAANNAPTIIFVHQLLEIPPANVEPPHAVSDAAEVRAILEDSQQVVAVLQGHYHHGSFEELNGIHYVNLAANDGYGSDPVIHNQYSVVEVHQTGNGKYQVNLTGYGMQPSYTFPALIKQ